A segment of the Desulfomicrobium macestii genome:
GTCGCCCTGGCCCGGACGCCAGTGGTTCTGATCATCGAGAGTTATCACCCGGTGCTGGCCTGGACCGCCCAGTGCGAGGAAGGCATTCGTCAGGCCCTGGGCGAGGGATTTGATGTCCACTCCTTCTTCATGGATACCAAGAGGATTCCCGAATCTGATTTTGCATTGAGCGCCAGCAGGGCCTGGGAAGCCGTTCAAAGCATCGAACCTGACCTGGTCATGCTCGGGGACGACGACGCCTTGAGCATGCTCGGTCCGCGAGTGGCGCAAACGGGCATCCCGATTGTCTACTTTGGCATCAACAACAATCCGCGCAACTACTTCACGCAACTTCCCCGCAACATGGCCGGAGTGTTGGAACGCACCCCAGTGATCCCCTGGTTGCGGCATCTGACCGAAATCATGCCCCTGGCGCGCCGTGTTCTCGTACTGTTGGACAATAGCCTGACCTCGGTTTCCATCGTCGATCTGGTTTTTCAGGGCCGTCCGTCTATCCATGTCGGAAGGCTGGACGTGCAATTTCACGTGGCTTCCGACTGGGCCGACTGGCAAGATCGGATTCGCGGGGCTTCGGATTACGATTTTGTACTCACGCCGACCTTCCACGCCGTGCGAGGCTCAGAGGGCTATGTCGACATCCCGGTCGTGGTTTCGTGGACATCCTCCAATAGTCCGGTCCCGGTCTTCTCGAATCAGGATTACACTATCGGCGAAGACGGTTTCACCGGAGCGTTGGTTCTGGTGGGTACGGAGCATGGCCGCCTTGCCGGGGAGATAGCCCGTGGAATTCTGGAAGGAACGTTTTCGCCTCAGAATGCTCCATTCCTGACGGACAGGGCGGGACAATTTTACTTCAGCCGCAAGCAACTGGAACGGTTTGGCATTCTTCTTCCCGAGGAAATTCGGCGCAACGCCCTTCTTTTGGACTGACCCCGCACAGCTTCTTCTTTTTCATATCCCCTCCATTGCAGCCTTGCCTTTCACGACAGCCCCCTTCTTCTTCGATTCGATCCCGGTTGGATTGTCATTTTTCAAAGTCCCCCTTGTTTTATTCGCGTGCCTGTTGACAGACCGTGATAGCGGGACTATTTTGAACATAATTTCAATATAAAACAAGGAGAGCGCGTGGGACGCAGGAGAAAATGCAGATTTGTGGCCGATGTGCCTGAAGTGACGGTTTTCAAGCCCGTGGGCGTGCCCATGGGGCGGCTGCACGGTGTGGTGATCGGGCTCGATGGCTTCGAGGCCATGCGGCTGGTGGACGGCGAGGGTATGAGTCAGGCGGACGCAGCCTTACGAATGCAGGTCTCCAGGCCGACGCTGTGCCGCATCCTGGGAGAGGCCCGGACCCAGACGGCGCGGGCTCTCTCGCGTGGCTGGGTCATACGTATCGATATAGAGGGCGAGCACACCGTGACGGGCGCCGATTTTGAGGAAACGACTCCGTGTTGTCTGCGTGGCAAGATCTGCGCAAAGGGCGCGGGGCAAATGCAGGGAGAACGATCATGCCAGGACGAACAGGACAAGGCGGCGGTGGAAGAGGACAGGGCGGACGCGGTCAGGGCGGGGCAGGCCAGGGCGGGCAGGGCGGTGGATGTCGCGGCAGGCGTCCGGGTTGCGGCGCCGGAGGCGGTCAGGGTGGGGCCGGACAGGGTGGAGCCGGCCAGGGGCGGGTCCGTCGCGACGGATCCTGTCTGACCGACGACAAGGCTCCGGCTTCGCCGGGGATTGACACCGTGAAATCCGAGGAATAAATGCTCGTTTGAGCAAAACGGAGGTGCCATGCCACGACCCAGGAAATGCCGTCGCATCGAAGGATGCCCCAAGGCGTCGTTTTTCAAGCCGCAGGGAATTCCCCTGCGCGAACTGACGGAAGTCTATCTGTCCATGGATGGTTTTGAAGCCCTGCGCCTGTCCGATTACGAAGGGCTTGGCATGGAGGAAGGCGCCGAGCGCATGCATGTTTCCCGGCACACTTTCGGCCGCATCCTTGGAGATGCCCGTCGCGTCGTGGCCAAGGCGCTGGTGGAAGGATTGGCTCTGCACATCGCCCATGATGCCCAGATGCCGTGTTTTCAACTGAATCCGGACCGTGTGGCGGCCCGCAAGAAGGAGCTTAGCATGACCAAGATAGCCATTACCAGTGAAGGCCCGAATATGACGGATCGCGTTGATCCGCGTTTTGGCCGCGCGGCGGGATTCGTCGTCGTCGATCTTGAGACCATGGAGTCCACGTACATCGACAACGGCGGCTCCCAGACCCTGTCCCACGGGGCCGGAATCCAGGCCGCCGAAAACATCATCAATGCCGGAGCCTCGGTGCTTCTGACCGGCAGTGTCGGCCCCAAGGCTTTTGCGGCGCTGAAGGGCGGCGGTGTCAAGATCGGCCATAACATGAGCGGCGGCACCGTGGCCGATGCGGTGGAGGCATTCAAGGCCGGCAAGGTTGAATTCACCGACTCTCCAAACAGATAGGGTGCCATCATGATCGTTTCGGTTGCCAGCGGAAAGGGCGGGACGGGCAAGACCACGGTCACGGCCTCTCTGGCCGTTTCCTGGTCCCGGCCTCTCATGGCCGTTGATCTGGATGTGGAAGAACCAAATCTTCACCTGTTCTTGAAACCGGAAGTCACGGACACCGACGTCGTGACCATCGAAGTGCCCGAAGTGGACGAGAGCAAGTGCACGCATTGCCGCAAGTGCGCCGAGCTGTGCCAGTTCAAGGCCATCGCGGTCATGGGCAAGGCCATCATGACCTTTCCGGAGATGTGCCATGGTTGCGGCGGATGCATGGCCATCTGTCCCGAAGGCGCCATCGGCACGGGAACTCGCGAGCTTGGCGTCATGGAACGCGGTGTTGCCCGGGGCGCGTTGCCGTGCCTGACCGGGCGGCTGCGCGTCGGCGAGGCCATGAGCCCCCCGCTCATGCGGCACGTGCGTTCATGCATGAGGGCAGAGAGCGAGGAGCGGTCCCTGGACGTGCTCGTCGACGCCCCTCCCGGCGTGAGTTGCCCGGCCATGAGCGCCGTTGCCGACAGCGATGTCATCGTGCTGGTCACCGAGCCCACGCCGTTCGGCTTTCATGATTTCAAATTGGCCTTCGAGGCGTTTTCCCCCTACGGCAAGCCCATCGCCGTGGTCATTAACCGGGCTGGTCTGGGAGACAAGCGTGTCTACGAATTCTGCACGGCCCAAAACCTGCCTATCCTGGCCGAAATTCCCTACCGCCGCGACATCGCGGAGCATTACTCCAAAGGGATGATCCTGGCCGAAATGGATGAGGGCTTGGGCGAACTGTTTGTCAAGCTGGGCCAGGACTTGCGGCGTATGGCCAAGGAGGCCCGAAATGCGTGAGGTAGTTGTGATCAGCGGCAAGGGCGGCACCGGCAAGACCTCTCTGACTGCCGCGTTCGCCCATTTGGCCGAGAGCAAGGTGATCTGCGACCTGGACGTGGACGCGCCGGATCTGCATCTTCTGCTGGATCCCGCCGTCGTTCGCGACGAGGCCTTCATTTCCGGGCACGAGGCTATCATCGATCCGGAAAAGTGCTCGGGCTGTGGCCTGTGCGCATCCATGTGCCGGTACGATGCCATCGATCAGGACGGTGACGTGTACCGCATCGCCCCGCTGCGTTGCGAGGGCTGCAAGGTCTGCGTGGCTTTCTGCCCGGAGCAGGCCATAGATTTCCCCCCCCGTCACTGCGGGCAGCATTACATGAGCGAGACCCGTTTCGGTCCGATGGTGCATGCGCAGCTTTTCCCAGGGCAGGAGAATTCGGGGCTTCTGGTTTCGCGCCTGAAGAAAGAGGCCCGCGTCCTCGCCGAAGAGCGCGGCCTTGAGCTCATCCTGTGCGACGGCGCGCCAGGCATCGGTTGTCCGGTCATCGCTTCCCTTTCACAGACGGATCTGGCCGTGGTCGTGACCGAACCAACTCCATCGGGAGTGCACGATCTGGAGCGGGTGGCCAGCCTGTGCGATCATTTCCGCACCAGGGTCGCGGTCGTGGTCAACAAGCATGACCTCAATCCAGAGCAAACAAGTCGAATTGGTGCGCTGTGCAAGGAAAAGGGCTACACACTGGCTGCGCTGCTGCCTCATGACACGGCGGTCACCGAGGCCATGGTCCGGCGGCAGGCCATTACCGAGGGCGAAGACAGTGCCATCGCCACGCAGGTCCGGCAGGCGTGGCGGACCATCACGGATCTTTTGCATTCATAAGTTTATCGAACAAGGAGAAACACGTTCATGGAAAAAGTAAGAATTGCAGTCCCTTCGGCGCTCCCGGGCGGACTTGAAGCAGAAGTCGGCGCCCATTTCGGGCATTGCGACCTGTACACCATCATCGACGTAGAGGGCGGTTCCGTGGCTCAGGTCAGCACCCTCCCCAACGTCCCCCATGCCCAGGGCGGCTGCATGGCCCCCGTCAATCATCTGGCCAGCAACGGGGTAAACCTGCTCATTGCCGGCGGCATGGGCATGCGTCCGCTTATGGGTTTCAACCAGGTCGGCATCCAGGTTTTTTACGGCGCCGGCGCACCGAGTGTCGGAACGGCCGTGGATGCGCTCCTGAAGGGCGCGCTGGTGCCCTTCACCCAGGAATACACCTGCGGCGGCGGTCAATAGCCATCCTCCTGGCCGGACGATTTCGCCGTTGGAGACCGTTCGGCCTTTTTTTCAAGCATCTTTGAAGGAGATCGACATGCAGGTGGTCATTGTCACCGATCGGAACGAAGCCCTGCACGACTTCGCACAGGGCCTGGGGGGCGATGTCGAGTGGGCGAACAGCACGGAA
Coding sequences within it:
- a CDS encoding DUF134 domain-containing protein, which codes for MPRPRKCRRIEGCPKASFFKPQGIPLRELTEVYLSMDGFEALRLSDYEGLGMEEGAERMHVSRHTFGRILGDARRVVAKALVEGLALHIAHDAQMPCFQLNPDRVAARKKELSMTKIAITSEGPNMTDRVDPRFGRAAGFVVVDLETMESTYIDNGGSQTLSHGAGIQAAENIINAGASVLLTGSVGPKAFAALKGGGVKIGHNMSGGTVADAVEAFKAGKVEFTDSPNR
- a CDS encoding ATP-binding protein; protein product: MIVSVASGKGGTGKTTVTASLAVSWSRPLMAVDLDVEEPNLHLFLKPEVTDTDVVTIEVPEVDESKCTHCRKCAELCQFKAIAVMGKAIMTFPEMCHGCGGCMAICPEGAIGTGTRELGVMERGVARGALPCLTGRLRVGEAMSPPLMRHVRSCMRAESEERSLDVLVDAPPGVSCPAMSAVADSDVIVLVTEPTPFGFHDFKLAFEAFSPYGKPIAVVINRAGLGDKRVYEFCTAQNLPILAEIPYRRDIAEHYSKGMILAEMDEGLGELFVKLGQDLRRMAKEARNA
- a CDS encoding DUF134 domain-containing protein, which gives rise to MGRRRKCRFVADVPEVTVFKPVGVPMGRLHGVVIGLDGFEAMRLVDGEGMSQADAALRMQVSRPTLCRILGEARTQTARALSRGWVIRIDIEGEHTVTGADFEETTPCCLRGKICAKGAGQMQGERSCQDEQDKAAVEEDRADAVRAGQARAGRAVDVAAGVRVAAPEAVRVGPDRVEPARGGSVATDPV
- a CDS encoding NifB/NifX family molybdenum-iron cluster-binding protein; the encoded protein is MEKVRIAVPSALPGGLEAEVGAHFGHCDLYTIIDVEGGSVAQVSTLPNVPHAQGGCMAPVNHLASNGVNLLIAGGMGMRPLMGFNQVGIQVFYGAGAPSVGTAVDALLKGALVPFTQEYTCGGGQ
- a CDS encoding ABC transporter substrate-binding protein → MLGVRVACCLVFVFFGSVALARTPVVLIIESYHPVLAWTAQCEEGIRQALGEGFDVHSFFMDTKRIPESDFALSASRAWEAVQSIEPDLVMLGDDDALSMLGPRVAQTGIPIVYFGINNNPRNYFTQLPRNMAGVLERTPVIPWLRHLTEIMPLARRVLVLLDNSLTSVSIVDLVFQGRPSIHVGRLDVQFHVASDWADWQDRIRGASDYDFVLTPTFHAVRGSEGYVDIPVVVSWTSSNSPVPVFSNQDYTIGEDGFTGALVLVGTEHGRLAGEIARGILEGTFSPQNAPFLTDRAGQFYFSRKQLERFGILLPEEIRRNALLLD
- a CDS encoding ATP-binding protein → MREVVVISGKGGTGKTSLTAAFAHLAESKVICDLDVDAPDLHLLLDPAVVRDEAFISGHEAIIDPEKCSGCGLCASMCRYDAIDQDGDVYRIAPLRCEGCKVCVAFCPEQAIDFPPRHCGQHYMSETRFGPMVHAQLFPGQENSGLLVSRLKKEARVLAEERGLELILCDGAPGIGCPVIASLSQTDLAVVVTEPTPSGVHDLERVASLCDHFRTRVAVVVNKHDLNPEQTSRIGALCKEKGYTLAALLPHDTAVTEAMVRRQAITEGEDSAIATQVRQAWRTITDLLHS